Proteins from a single region of Trichoderma asperellum chromosome 3, complete sequence:
- a CDS encoding uncharacterized protein (TransMembrane:2 (i20-42o48-68i)): MWITRRMACYLDNGMQAAVVVRASCSFVQWIVLFCFALLYLYYGVSNWIFSLIPSALLLGFSSTPEMATHAIFPSRPWFHFSDTATGIFSGDVNRLSAALSP; this comes from the coding sequence ATGTGGATTACACGGAGAATGGCTTGCTATCTAGACAATGGTATGCAAGCAGCGGTTGTTGTGAGGGCTAGTTGCTCTTTCGTTCAGTGgattgttttgttttgttttgctttgttATACCTATATTATGGTGTCTCCAATTggattttttctttgatCCCTTCGGCCTTActtcttggcttttcttCGACCCCGGAAATGGCCACACACGCAATATTTCCTTCACGGCCCTGGTTCCACTTCTCCGATACCGCCACCGGGATATTCAGCGGGGATGTCAACCGGCTCTCTGCCGCTCTCAGCCCATAA
- a CDS encoding uncharacterized protein (EggNog:ENOG41), with protein sequence MEGRRGTQTRGSRRYGFDALMSPAVTSDYEQRLLDSLNTAHTELNKTNSERDRYLSLLEQANKKLAEVTVTNTDLKSQNQNLKDTIASLQERLQRGKEESERLAFENDALARDYTELKAKYSSLSHQYNALNSAPPPFSNNATNGLSGSMPERPKLSRSSSKKERKEDREERSRVRDKEKSRDREKEDKRERDKEKEKEKEKEKEKKEHRAEKERLSRRFEERRVVPPAPAPAAPAPPPPPITNRRNSFIEGWGPAGRTSSASGSSTRSYTNGPHVPHGPNGHIGHNGHAQVPAVTPVNKTAYANISRTAANPMTPRIYSVAGSTAAVFDDDGSYEDGNYHAYPISR encoded by the exons ATGGAGGGCCGGAGGGGGACGCAGACTCGAGGCAGCCGCCGCTACGGCTTCGATGCCTTGATGAGCCCTGCTG TCACCTCCGATTACGAACAGCGCCTGCTCGATTCCCTCAACACGGCTCATACGGAGCTCAACAAGACCAACTCGGAGAGGGATCGCTATCTAAGTCTCCTCGAACAGGCCAACAAGAAGCTCGCCGAAGTCACAGTCACCAATACCGACCTCAAATCTCAGAATCAGAACTTGAAAGACACCATCGCCTCACTCCAGGAGAGGCTCCAGCGCGGTAAGGAAGAAAGCGAGAGGCTCGCCTTTGAGAATGATGCTCTTGCACGAGACTATACCGAGCTCAAGGCCAAGTACAGCAGCCTGTCTCATCAGTACAATGCGCTGAACagtgctcctcctccattcTCCAACAACGCCACCAACGGCTTGTCAGGGTCGATGCCGGAACGCCCCAAGCTCTCTCGCTCCTCCAGCAAGAAGGAACGTAAAGAGGATCGCGAGGAGCGCAGCCGCGTCCGAGACAAGGAAAAGTCTCGAGATCGCGAGAAAGAGGACAAGCGCGAGCGggacaaggaaaaagaaaaggaaaaggagaaggaaaaggaaaagaaagaacacagagctgaaaaggagcGACTCTCCCGTCGCTTTGAAGAGCGGCGTGTGGTTCCGCCTGCACCCGCCCCGGCGGCTCCAgcgcctccacctccacccATCACAAATCGACGGAACAGCTTCATCGAGGGCTGGGGCCCCGCCGGCCGGACGTCGTCAGCCTCGGGATCTTCCACTCGGAGTTACACCAACGGACCCCATGTACCCCACGGACCCAACGGGCACATTGGACACAATGGACACGCGCAAGTGCCTGCTGTCACACCTGTCAACAAGACGGCTTATGCCAACATTTCCCGGACTGCTGCAAACCCAATGACTCCTCGTATCTACAGCGTTGCTGGAAGCACAGCCGCCGTGTTCGATGACGACGGGAGCTACGAGGATGGCAACTATCATGCCTATCCGATCAGccgataa
- a CDS encoding uncharacterized protein (EggNog:ENOG41~TransMembrane:1 (i251-269o)) → MKLFPSLSDDLARWAELQPVFFTGSAATHGRHVNVSPKGLDAHFSVLSPNQCAYIDRTGSGCETISHAYENGRLCLMFMSFGPSPRILRLFCRVSVVEWDQPAFPALIRKIAKGKREAFDGARAVILCNIWQAQTSCGYGVPRVKKGLYNPDGDDENGTGIVRAIDEVLREGVEDGEKLDELSVFEQRPTLDHWASKQTNDNKMLGYQIINNCSSIDGLPGLKAARREAGQMLWVGDLKARLQRIASEGEAVVAGFLLAVLLYFVFVGLDLRGIFTAVF, encoded by the coding sequence ATGAagcttttcccttctctctcagATGACCTTGCTCGTTGGGCAGAGCTACAGCCTGTCTTCTTCACTGGCTCAGCTGCTACTCACGGTCGTCATGTCAATGTTTCTCCCAAAGGGCTAGATGCGCACTTCTCTGTCCTCAGCCCCAACCAATGCGCCTACATTGACCGCACTGGATCTGGATGTGAAACAATTTCTCATGCCTACGAAAATGGACGCCTCTGTCTCATGTTTATGAGCTTTGGCCCTTCCCCGCGAATCCTACGACTCTTCTGTCGTGTTTCGGTTGTGGAGTGGGACCAGCCAGCCTTTCCTGCCTTGATACGCAAAATTGCCAAGGGCAAGCGAGAGGCTTTTGATGGTGCTCGCGCCGTCATCCTCTGCAATATTTGGCAAGCTCAGACTAGCTGTGGATATGGCGTACCGCGTGTGAAGAAGGGGCTTTATAACcctgatggagatgatgaaaatggcaCTGGCATCGTCAGAGCTATTGATGAAGTCCTTCGCGAGGGGGTTGAGGACGGCGAAAAGCTCGATGAGCTGTCTGTTTTTGAACAGCGGCCCACGCTGGACCACTGGGCTTCCAAGCAAACCAATGACAACAAGATGCTGGGCTACCAGATTATCAACAATTGCAGCAGTATTGATGGGCTCCCTGGGTTGAAAGCGGCAAGGCGTGAAGCCGGGCAGATGCTTTGGGTGGGCGACCTGAAGGCTAGGCTGCAAAGGATCGCCTCCGAAGGCGAGGCCGTCGTAGCAGGATTTTTATTAGCGGTGCTGttgtattttgtttttgttggaTTAGATTTACGTGGGATATTTACGGCTGTGTTTTAA